Below is a window of Vibrio sp. SS-MA-C1-2 DNA.
GCCAAAGGCTGGGTTTTTTACTGTCTGCATAAGCAGAGAATTTGAAGCCTGGCGATGACCTACTCTCACATGGGGAGACCCCACACTACCATCGGCGCGATTGTGTTTCACTTCTGAGTTCGGAATGGAGTCAGGTGGGTCCACAATGCTATGGTCGCCAAGCAAATTTTGTTGTTAACCGCGAATATTCGCGTTTAACGAAATTTGGAAAGTCTGATAATTCGTAATAATATTCTCAATACTTCATTCAAGTATCTTTTGACTCGTCGAGTCGTATTCTTTTGAGCCCATCAAAACCCTTTGGGTGTTGTATGGTTAAGCCTCACGGGCAATTAGTACAGGTTAGCTCAACGTATCGCTACGCTTACACACCCTGCCTATCAACGTTCTAGTCTCGAACAACCCTTTAGGACACTTATAGTGCCAGGGAAGACTCATCTCAGGGCTCGCTTCCCGCTTAGATGCTTTCAGCGGTTATCGATTCCGAACTTAGCTACCGGGCAATGCCATTGGCATGACAACCCGAACACCAGTGGTTCGTCCACTCCGGTCCTCTCGTACTAGGAGCAGCCCCCTTCAATCTTCCAACGCCCACGGCAGATAGGGACCGAACTGTCTCACGACGTTCTAAACCCAGCTCGCGTACCACTTTAAATGGCGAACAGCCATACCCTTGGGACCGACTTCAGCCCCAGGATGTGATGAGCCGACATCGAGGTGCCAAACACCGCCGTCGATATGAACTCTTGGGCGGTATCAGCCTGTTATCCCCGGAGTACCTTTTATCCGTTGAGCGATGGCCCTTCCATTCAGAACCACCGGATCACTATGACCTGCTTTCGCACCTGCTCGAATTGTCATTCTCGCAGTCAAGCGGGCTTATGCCATTGCACTAACCTCACGATGTCCGACCGTGATTAGCCCACCTTCGTGCTCCTCCGTTACTCTTTGGGAGGAGACCGCCCCAGTCAAACTACCCACCAGGCACTGTCCGCAATCCCGATTAGGGACCAACGTTAGAACATCAAGCATACAAGGGTGGTATTTCAAGGTTGACTCCACCGCATCTGGCGACGCGGTTTCAAAGTCTCCCACCTATCCTACACATGTAGGGTCAATGTTCAGTGCCAAGCTGTAGTAAAGGTTCACGGGGTCTTTCCGTCTAGCCGCGGGTACACAGCATCTTCACTGCGATTTCAATTTCACTGAGTCTCGGGTGGAGACAGCGTGGCCATCATTACGCCATTCGTGCAGGTCGGAACTTACCCGACAAGGAATTTCGCTACCTTAGGACCGTTATAGTTACGGCCGCCGTTTACCGGGGCTTCGATCAAGAGCTTCTCCGAAGATAACCCCATCAATTAACCTTCCGGCACCGGGCAGGCGTCACACCGTATACGTCATCTTTCGATTTTGCACAGTGCTGTGTTTTTAATAAACAGTTGCAGCCACCTGGTATCTGCGACTGCCAGCAGCTTAGGGAGCAAGTCCCATCACCGCCGGCAGCGTACCTTCTCCCGAAGTTACGGTACCATTTTGCCTAGTTCCTTCACCCGAGTTCTCTCAAGCGCCTTGGTATTCTCTACCCGACCACCTGTGTCGGTTTGGGGTACGATTTCTTACGACCTGAAGCTTAGAGGCTTTTCCTGGAAGCATGGCATCAATGACTTCACTACCTTAGTAGCTCGACATCGTGTCTCAGCGTTAAGAAAGTCCGGATTTACCTAAACCTTCCGCCTACGCACTTGAACCTGGATAACCATCACCAGGCCCACCTAGCCTTCTCCGTCCCCCCATCGCAGTCGTAAAAAGTACGGGAATATTAACCCGTTTCCCATCGATTACGCTTCTCAGCCTCATCTTAGGGGTCGACTCACCCTGCCCCGATTAACGTTGGACAGGAACCCTTGGTCTTCCGGCGAGGGGGCTTTTCACCCCCTTTATCGTTACTCATGTCAGCATTCGCACTTCTGATACGTCCAGCATACCTCTCGATACACCTTCAACCGCTTACAGAACGCTCCCCTACCCAATATAGCAAGCTATATTGCCGTAGCTTCGGTGTGTGATTTAGCCCCGTTACATCTTCCGCGCAGGCCGACTCGACCAGTGAGCTATTACGCTTTCTTTAAATGATGGCTGCTTCTAAGCCAACATCCTGGCTGTCTGAGCCTTCCCACATCGTTTCCCACTTAATCACAACTTTGGGACCTTAGCTGACGGTCTGGGTTGTTTCCCTCTCCACGACGGACGTTAGCACCCGCCGTGTGTCTCCCGGATATTACTTACTGGTATTCGGAGTTTGCAAAGGGTTGGTAAGTCGGGATGACCCCCTAGCCTTAACAGTGCTCTACCCCCAGTAGTATTCGTCCGAGGCGCTACCTAAATAGCTTTCGGGGAGAACCAGCTATCTCCGAGTTTGATTGGCCTTTCACCCCTAGCCACAAGTCATCCGCTAATTTTTCAACATTAGTCGGTTCGGTCCTCCAGTTGATGTTACTCAACCTTCAACCTGCCCATGGCTAGATCACTCGGTTTCGGGTCTATATCCAGAGACTGTGTCGCCCAGTTAAGACTCGGTTTCCCTACGGCTCCCCTAAACGGTTAACCTTGCCACTGAATATAAGTCGCTGACCCATTATACAAAAGGTACGCAGTCACCCCATAAAAGAGGCTCCCACTGCTTGTACGTATACGGTTTCAGGTTCTATTTCACTCCCCTCACAGGGGTTCTTTTCGCCTTTCCCTCACGGTACTGGTTCACTATCGGTCAGTCAGGAGTATTTAGCCTTGGAGGATGGTCCCCCCATGTTCAGACAGGATACCACGTGTCCCGTCCTACTCGATTTCACTTAATTAGACTCTTCGGCTACGGGGCTATCACCCTCTATCGCCACGCTTTCCAGCGTGTTCACCTAACTCTAACTATGCTTAAGGGCTAATCCGAGTTCGCTCGCCGCTACTGTCGGAATCTCAATTGATTTCTTTTCCTTCGGGTACTTAGATGTTTCAGTTCCCCGAGTTTGCCTCCTATAGCTATGAATTCACTATAGGATACCTAGCTTATGCTAAGTGGGTTTCCCCATTCGGACATGGTTGGTTAATAACGCTTCTTACCAGCTCACCAACCCTTTTCGCAGGTTAGCACGTCCTTCATCGCCTCTGACTGCCAAGGCATCCACCGTATACGCTTAGTCACTTAACCATACAACCCGAAAGAGTCTTATGTATGTTCAAACAACCAAGGTTTTTGATTGTTGATAATCAACAGGGTAATGTTGATTATCGTTTGCCGGACTCAATATAGAATTAACATCAATGATGTTAATTTGAATACAAGACACTTGAATGTGTATTGTGTTGAGAACTCGTTTATTCTTTCGAATAAACAATTATTACTTTTCAACTTATTAATGATTAAAAAATCACTAACGAGTTTACTAGTCAGCTTTCCAAATTGTTAAAGAGCTAAAACTTATGTTATCTGTGTGGGTACTCATCACGAAATATCAAATCGTTAAGGAGGTGATCCAGCCCCAGGTTCCCCTAGGGCTACCTTGTTACGACTTCACCCCAGTCATGAACCACACCGTGGTAAACGCCCTCCCCGAAAGGTTAAGCTATCTACTTCTGGTGCAGCCCACTCCCATGGTGTGACGGGCGGTGTGTACAAGGCCCGGGAACGTATTCACCGTGGCATTCTGATCCACGATTACTAGCGATTCCGACTTCATGGAGTCGAGTTGCAGACTCCAATCCGGACTACGACGCACTTTTTGGGATTCGCTCACTATCGCTAGCTTGCAGCCCTCTGTATGCGCCATTGTAGCACGTGTGTAGCCCTACTCGTAAGGGCCATGATGACTTGACGTCGTCCCCACCTTCCTCCGGTTTATCACCGGCAGTCTCCCTGGAGTTCCCACCATTACGTGCTGGCAAACAAGGATAAGGGTTGCGCTCGTTGCGGGACTTAACCCAACATTTCACAACACGAGCTGACGACAGCCATGCAGCACCTGTCTTACAGTTCCCGAAGGCACACCTGCGTCTCCGCTGGCTTCTGTAGATGTCAAGAGTAGGTAAGGTTCTTCGCGTTGCATCGAATTAAACCACATGCTCCACCGCTTGTGCGGGCCCCCGTCAATTCATTTGAGTTTTAATCTTGCGACCGTACTCCCCAGGCGGTCTACTTAACGCGTTAGCTCCGAAAGCCACGGCTCAAGGCCACAACCTTCAAGTAGACATCGTTTACGGCGTGGACTACCGGGGTATCTAATCCCGTTTGCTACCCACGCTTTCGCATCTGAGCGTCAGTCTTTGTCCAGGGGGCCGCCTTCGCCACTGGTATTCCTTCAGATCTCTACGCATTTCACCGCTACACCTGAAATTCTACCCCCCTCTACAAGACTCTAGCCTACCAGTTTCAAATGACCTTCCGGAGTTGAGCTCCGGGCTTTCACATCTGACTTAATAGGCCGCCTGCATGCGCTTTACGCCCAGTAATTCCGATTAACGCTCGCACCCTCCGTATTACCGCGGCTGCTGGCACGGAGTTAGCCGGTGCTTCTTCTGCAGCTAACGTCAAGTGGCAAGCGTATTAAGCTTACCACCTTCCTCACTGCTGAAAGTACTTTACAACCCTAAGGCCTTCTTCATACACGCGGCATGGCTGCATCAGGCTTTCGCCCATTGTGCAATATTCCCCACTGCTGCCTCCCGTAGGAGTCTGGACCGTGTCTCAGTTCCAGTGTGGCTGATCATCCTCTCAGACCAGCTAGGGATCGTCGCCTTGGTGAGCCATTACCTCACCAACTAGCTAATCCCACTTGGGCGTATCTTAATGCGCAAGGCCCGAAGGTCCCCTGCTTTGCTCCGTAGAGAATTATGCGGTATTAGCTATCGTTTCCAATAGTTATCCCCCTCATTAAGGCAACTTCCCAAGCATTACTCACCCGTCCGCCGCTCGTCAGCAGAGTAGCAAGCTACTCTCTGTTACCGCTCGACTTGCATGTGTTAGGCCTGCCGCCAGCGTTCAATCTGAGCCATGATCAAACTCTTCAATTAAAGTTTTGTTGTTTCTTTCGAAACGGCTCAACGAATACTGACTTCAAAACTAATTCTTTATAAATAAAGAATGTAATCTTAAAGCTACTATCATTCCAACAGAATGATAGTGAATTGACTGTGCCAGTATAATCCATAATAAATTATGTTTTACACTGTATTGGTCACTCAGTTCATTGAGTAATCTTTTTGTTGATTCTCGATAACGAGTGCCCACACAGATTTCATAAGTTTTAAATTTTTAAAGAGCATATCGACAATAAAGGTTAGCTTCTAACTAACTCTCGGTCACTTCGCTAACCGTTGTTTGCGTTGTGCTCCGTGTCGATGGATGTGCATTATAGGGAGTTCTGATCAGTTGGCAAGGGCTTTTTTGAAATAAATCACACTTTTTTAATCAAGCGGTTAAAAAAGGGGCGTAACGCTGTTTTTTACAACAAAAAACATCAAATCATTCGATTATTTTACTACTTAACTTAAATTTTATCGTTTTATCTCTCCGACTTACTCCTTCTATTCTTAAGAACAACAAGCCATTTTGATCAAACGTTAAGGAACATTCTAAATTAACACCTTTATTTATAGCGCTATTTTTTGTTATATGGCAATGAGTCTGATTATCAATGAGTTCATACATCCCTTTATCTACATAATGAATAACTAACAACTCGTCTTTAAATCGTTTCTCTATGTTTATCATTTGGCTCGATACTCTTAATAAGCTAGAAATAATAATCAATAGAATCGTGATACTTATTATTAATTCTAACAGCGATGCTCCTTGTTGCTTAAAATGCTTTATATTCGTCCTCATATATCACCAATAGAAACTCATCTTTAATATCTGTAATTCTTTTAATTTAAGGTTTGCATCCATAACTTGCTTATCACTTAAGGTAAATTTACCCTCAAAATGCAACTCACCGTCATTCTTTCCAGAGCTGCTCCAAGAACTCTGTCGAACCCCACACAAAGAAAAAGAGAGAGAAGATAGCAAACTATAAATTTGTTGGTGATTGGAATTAGAATTTTGACGAAGAAGATCAACATTCATTTGTTGTTCATCCCACCAATTTCTAAGTTGTTTCTGAATGCAATTAATCTCTCCTATTTGCTGCCAATATTGAGTTAATCCTTGACGGTAAAGTGAAATAGCCTGTTGTTCGTTAATTTGAACAGCAGTGATCTTAATAATAGAGTAAGTAAGAAACAGTGAAAGCATTAAACTCATCAATAAAATAGTCGCTCCTGTCTCTTTTTTCTTTCTAATTGCACATTTACTCAGGAGGTACTGCTCTTTAAAATGTCGATCATTAAAATACACACATATCCCTCCATTTTTAGTTTATTTTATTGACTAAATAGAGTGTTGTTGCTTGAGATATTGTGAATTTATCTTTTTTTAACTCTAGATTTATCATAATAACTTTATTTTTCTGCTTGAAATTTAAATTAGAAACTGAAAATTGACTTGAGTTAAGATCTAACCAATATGCACCATCGCAACGCCAATTATTTAACGTACCATAAGGTCGATAGCGTTCTAGTGTTTGGTTTTTCTCATCCCATCGATACCCCCTTTTATAAGCTGTTGCTGTTGTCGATAACTAAAAAGAATGCAATGAGAGTTAATGATGGTCGGTTGATCATTATATTGCAGCTTAAAGCCTGTTTGAGTCATATCGTGCTTCATTAATGCCAATAATGTCACTATTTCAGCCTGCATATTTAGCCGCATCATTAATTTTGAGTTAAATTTAGATTGAGACTGTAAGGTAGTAAAAAACATTCCAATAAAGAGAGAGAGCAATACTGTCGTAAGCAAAAGCTCATAAAGTGTAAAACCGTGTTGATTTTTGCTGGTCATTCTCATGTTTTATTTATTCATTACTCCATTCTAATATCAAAATATCCCTCTATCTCTAACTTTAAGTTATTAACATATTTCCATTGAATAATTTTTCATTGAAGAGCAGAGTCGAACTTTTCCATTATGGGTGATCCTGATTCCGGCATTAATGTTAGGTTGATTGTTTAATTGGAAGACGAGTCTATAATTTTGACTACTATCTCCAGCATGACGATAGAAGTAAAATAATAAGCCCGGTGTTAATGGACGTTTATCATTTTCGGTATAGCGAGAAAGACTCAATGATGATGTAACAACGAGATCTAGAATATCTCTTTGTTTAACCCGGTCGTTTGATTGGCAATTATTTATTAATAAATCTGGCTTTGGTGAGCTTAATAAACAAGAAGATTCGCTAGATTGCAAAAAGAGGATGTAACGCGGCTGCTTCAGTAGTATCGCTTGTCGACGTTGATGTTGAATAAACGCTTTGAGCTGAATAGCTAAAAGATAAAGTTTTTGTTGTTGTAACACGGTATTAATTTGACTCCAACTGAGTAACATCATCATTGATAAAATCGTTGTCACAACAATAAGCTCTAATAGAGTAAAACCCTTTTGATTTATCGCATCTCTATTTAACATACCTTCATTCTCGTTATTAGAAAAAGTAGATAACTAGTGTGTTGATTTACCTTACTTGCCGCGAGAAGTAACAATATCTTTGCGATCGAACACTCAAAACAAGCTGTAAGAGATACAAGATAATGTTCGAAATCAGGAACTGGGGCGGTAAATCTTAGTTTTATTATTACTGCTATTCACCAAGGAAGTAATTATCTTCGCTTTATTGAATACAAAGATAATTACAAAAATGTTAGCTTTATCTTTAACAGCGAGGTTTTGCCGTTGGTGATTGAGGGAGTGTTTTAATTTTTTCAGCGAGATCTCTAATCCGAGTGTCATGAGAAGGATGGGTAGATAGCAGCTCTGGTGGTTGATTCCCTCCAGCGGCTTTTGCCATATTTTGCCATAAATAGATACTTGCCTGAGGGTTATAACCGGCTTTACTCATGATCTCTAATCCGACAATATCAGCTTCAGATTCTTGAGTTCTACCATAAGGCAAAAGTACGCCATACTGCATACCAAGCCCCAGTGCCCCCATTGTCATATCATGATACTGAGAATACTCTGTAGTTTGTAAGACCACACTCGTAATTTGTAATCCCATATTGGTTAACTGCGATTGAGAGACTCGCTCATTACTATGTTCAGCTAAGACATGCGCTATTTCATGACCAATAACAGTCGCCAGTTGATCTTGCGTTTTCGCCACATTAAGAAGCCCAGTATAAACACCTATTTTACCGCCTGGGAGAGCAAATGCATTAACTTGTTCACTATCAAATACCACCACTTCCCAAGCATCAAAATCTGATTGTTTAGGGATGCTATCTGTAATCGATTTAGCAACACATTGCACATAACGATTAACCTTGGGGTCTTGACTGATTTTGGTGTTCTTTTTTAACTCTTCAAATGATTGAGCACCGAGCTGTGACATTTCAGAGCCTGAGAAAAGTAACACTTGATTTCGTCCTGTCGGTGATGATTCACAACCAACAAGGACAGATGATGCAATAAATGTAGAGATAAGCGCCAAG
It encodes the following:
- a CDS encoding prepilin-type N-terminal cleavage/methylation domain-containing protein produces the protein MRTNIKHFKQQGASLLELIISITILLIIISSLLRVSSQMINIEKRFKDELLVIHYVDKGMYELIDNQTHCHITKNSAINKGVNLECSLTFDQNGLLFLRIEGVSRRDKTIKFKLSSKIIE
- a CDS encoding prepilin-type N-terminal cleavage/methylation domain-containing protein — its product is MTSKNQHGFTLYELLLTTVLLSLFIGMFFTTLQSQSKFNSKLMMRLNMQAEIVTLLALMKHDMTQTGFKLQYNDQPTIINSHCILFSYRQQQQLIKGGIDGMRKTKH
- a CDS encoding Tfp pilus assembly protein FimT/FimU, with product MLNRDAINQKGFTLLELIVVTTILSMMMLLSWSQINTVLQQQKLYLLAIQLKAFIQHQRRQAILLKQPRYILFLQSSESSCLLSSPKPDLLINNCQSNDRVKQRDILDLVVTSSLSLSRYTENDKRPLTPGLLFYFYRHAGDSSQNYRLVFQLNNQPNINAGIRITHNGKVRLCSSMKNYSMEIC
- a CDS encoding M48 family metallopeptidase, translated to MRKLRSSLALISTFIASSVLVGCESSPTGRNQVLLFSGSEMSQLGAQSFEELKKNTKISQDPKVNRYVQCVAKSITDSIPKQSDFDAWEVVVFDSEQVNAFALPGGKIGVYTGLLNVAKTQDQLATVIGHEIAHVLAEHSNERVSQSQLTNMGLQITSVVLQTTEYSQYHDMTMGALGLGMQYGVLLPYGRTQESEADIVGLEIMSKAGYNPQASIYLWQNMAKAAGGNQPPELLSTHPSHDTRIRDLAEKIKTLPQSPTAKPRC